In a genomic window of Methanogenium sp. S4BF:
- a CDS encoding nucleotide sugar dehydrogenase: protein MVQKSVKPVTEMTACVVGLGYVGLPLAEAFAEKIRTIGYEIVEAKAKEIAAATTTPLIVTSDPAQIREADFVAICVPTPVMKTKEPDLSYVRSAATTVGQNLKPGAIVVLESTVYPGATEEIVIPTLEKESGLICGKDFKVGYSPERINPGDEAHELAKITKIVAGMDAESGDILSELYSLVTTVYRAPDIKTAEAAKVIENIQRDLNIALMNELALIFHKMGIDTQEVIKAAGTKWNFHQYRPGLVGGHCIPVDPYYLVYKAQELGYHPQVILAGRAINDSMPKHVADMAIKGMIEAGKVVKNAKVLIMGLTYKENVADIRESPVEDMIQELKEWGVEVYGYDPLISASAIEHFGAIPVDSHKIRADCIILTVAHDEFIKIGMDNFLDSMDSDPVIIDVRGFLKNIEILEKKVLYRTI, encoded by the coding sequence ATGGTACAAAAATCAGTAAAACCAGTAACAGAGATGACGGCCTGCGTGGTGGGCCTTGGCTATGTGGGTCTGCCACTTGCAGAAGCATTTGCAGAAAAAATACGAACAATCGGTTATGAAATTGTCGAAGCCAAAGCGAAGGAGATTGCAGCAGCGACCACAACACCACTCATTGTTACATCAGACCCGGCTCAGATACGGGAAGCAGATTTCGTTGCCATCTGTGTTCCAACACCCGTAATGAAAACAAAGGAGCCGGATCTCTCCTATGTGAGATCTGCTGCCACAACCGTTGGTCAGAACCTAAAGCCCGGTGCAATCGTTGTCCTTGAGTCAACCGTCTATCCCGGGGCTACCGAAGAGATTGTCATCCCGACCCTTGAGAAAGAATCTGGTCTCATATGTGGAAAAGACTTCAAGGTCGGCTACTCCCCTGAGCGGATTAATCCTGGTGATGAGGCTCATGAACTTGCTAAGATCACTAAGATCGTTGCCGGGATGGATGCAGAATCCGGCGACATACTTTCTGAACTCTACAGCCTTGTCACTACTGTCTACCGTGCACCTGACATTAAAACCGCCGAAGCGGCGAAGGTCATAGAGAACATCCAGCGTGACCTGAACATCGCCCTGATGAATGAACTCGCCCTGATCTTCCACAAGATGGGTATTGACACACAGGAAGTCATCAAGGCTGCAGGCACGAAATGGAACTTCCATCAGTACCGGCCCGGCCTTGTCGGCGGTCACTGCATCCCTGTTGATCCCTACTACCTTGTCTACAAGGCGCAGGAGCTCGGCTACCACCCACAGGTGATTCTCGCAGGCCGTGCGATCAACGACTCCATGCCTAAGCATGTGGCAGATATGGCGATTAAAGGGATGATTGAAGCCGGAAAAGTCGTTAAAAATGCAAAAGTCCTCATAATGGGTCTTACCTATAAGGAAAATGTCGCTGATATCAGAGAAAGTCCTGTTGAAGATATGATTCAGGAACTCAAGGAGTGGGGAGTTGAGGTGTATGGGTATGATCCATTAATCAGTGCCTCTGCAATCGAGCATTTTGGAGCAATTCCGGTCGACAGCCATAAGATCAGAGCAGATTGCATTATTCTAACCGTTGCTCATGACGAGTTTATCAAGATTGGAATGGATAATTTTTTGGATTCTATGGATTCAGATCCAGTAATTATTGATGTGAGAGGATTTCTTAAAAATATTGAGATCCTTGAAAAGAAGGTTCTTTACCGTACAATCTGA
- a CDS encoding SDR family oxidoreductase, giving the protein MHYVVTGGSGFIGSNLTEALSVNHDVTIIDDLSTGRRKNLNGLVDLENVTFVEGSITDLDLLLDVFRNKDGIFHQGAIPSVPRSIADPIATNQAGIDGTLNVLVAAKECGVRKVVYASSSSVYGDTPTLPKHEGMIPNPMSPYAVTKITGEYYCSVFSRLYDIQTVCLRYFNVFGPRQDPASTYAAVIPKFVNRLLAGEAPVIYGDGEQTRDFTYIKNVIQANVKAMESDECGVFNVACGDRISLNELATTIMEILDIEIEPVYEASRPGDVRDSLADISAASSAFGYEPEYTMKQGLEETIAWYKNQ; this is encoded by the coding sequence ATGCATTACGTGGTCACAGGGGGTTCTGGCTTTATTGGCTCGAATCTCACTGAAGCATTGTCAGTAAACCATGACGTTACAATAATTGATGATTTATCAACCGGACGAAGAAAGAATCTGAATGGTCTTGTTGATTTAGAAAATGTCACCTTTGTTGAAGGAAGTATCACTGATCTGGATCTTCTTTTGGATGTGTTCAGAAATAAAGACGGCATCTTTCATCAGGGGGCAATCCCTTCTGTTCCCCGTTCTATTGCAGACCCAATTGCGACAAACCAGGCAGGAATTGACGGCACCCTGAATGTGCTCGTCGCAGCAAAAGAGTGTGGTGTCAGGAAGGTTGTCTATGCATCGTCCTCATCGGTGTATGGCGACACACCGACCCTTCCCAAACACGAAGGCATGATACCAAATCCCATGTCTCCGTATGCGGTGACAAAAATCACCGGTGAATATTATTGCTCTGTATTTTCCCGTCTCTATGATATCCAGACGGTTTGTCTGCGCTACTTCAATGTGTTTGGCCCGCGTCAGGACCCTGCTTCCACGTATGCTGCAGTTATTCCAAAATTTGTTAACCGTCTTCTTGCCGGAGAAGCCCCGGTTATCTATGGGGATGGTGAGCAGACGCGCGACTTTACGTATATCAAAAATGTCATTCAGGCGAATGTGAAGGCGATGGAAAGTGATGAATGTGGTGTCTTTAATGTCGCCTGCGGTGACCGTATCTCACTGAATGAACTTGCCACAACAATAATGGAAATACTCGATATTGAGATTGAACCGGTATACGAAGCGTCACGGCCCGGCGATGTTCGGGATTCACTTGCGGATATCTCCGCTGCAAGCTCAGCATTTGGTTACGAACCTGAATATACAATGAAACAGGGACTCGAGGAGACAATCGCATGGTACAAAAATCAGTAA
- the ruvC gene encoding crossover junction endodeoxyribonuclease RuvC produces the protein MLVEECKEIHHKCTDTRLPPSGILPRTLPPESPFPVLITIGIYHKNGTFIRKAATKGRTYFGTGEHNYMIVVGIDPGVARVGYGVLDKTGRFPTPLTYGCIETKSSQSQSQRLREIYERISQILDEYSPACVAVEQLFFSRNTTSAMQVSEARGVLLLAAVQRDIEIAEYTPNQIKQAVTGSGRADKQQVQEMMKRLLRLQEIPRPDDAADGLAVALCHMNMMR, from the coding sequence ATGCTGGTTGAAGAGTGCAAAGAGATCCATCACAAATGTACCGATACCCGCCTGCCACCGTCCGGGATACTGCCCCGTACTCTCCCACCGGAAAGCCCGTTTCCGGTCCTCATCACAATAGGTATCTATCATAAGAACGGAACATTCATCAGAAAAGCAGCAACAAAGGGCAGGACCTATTTTGGAACAGGAGAACATAATTACATGATTGTTGTGGGGATTGATCCGGGGGTGGCACGGGTCGGCTACGGGGTGCTCGACAAAACCGGCCGATTCCCGACTCCGCTGACCTACGGCTGCATTGAAACAAAGAGCAGCCAGAGCCAGTCACAGCGCCTGCGGGAGATATACGAGAGAATTTCACAGATTCTCGACGAGTACAGCCCTGCATGCGTCGCGGTGGAGCAGCTCTTTTTCTCCCGGAACACCACCTCTGCCATGCAGGTGAGTGAAGCACGAGGCGTCCTCCTCCTCGCCGCCGTTCAGCGGGACATTGAGATTGCGGAGTACACGCCCAACCAGATCAAGCAGGCGGTCACCGGGTCCGGGCGTGCCGACAAACAACAGGTGCAGGAGATGATGAAGAGGCTCCTCCGCCTGCAGGAGATTCCCCGGCCGGATGATGCTGCAGACGGTCTGGCAGTCGCTCTCTGCCACATGAATATGATGCGATAA
- the neuB gene encoding N-acetylneuraminate synthase yields the protein MQQQIKIENNIIGPQNPCFIIAEAGVNHNGDVALAKKLIDAAFEAGADAVKFQTFKAENIVTPTAEKAEYQKMRTGTSESQYEMIKKLELSEADFWDLSEYAKNAGILFLSTPFDEESVDLLDEIGVPAFKIPSGEITNFPLLKKIAQKSIPIILSTGMATLGEVEESVNYLKKYGAEEIILLHCTTSYPAPVKSVNLRAMDTLRCAFQIQVGYSDHTEGITVPIAAVAKGACVIEKHFTLDKTLPGPDHKASLDPQELTMMVKAIRDVEHALGNGIKGPNDEEKSIKTVSRRSIVAKRDLKEGDILTEEDLTIKRPGTGIEPKYVDSIVQKKTRILIRKDQVITWDMIE from the coding sequence ATGCAACAACAAATAAAAATTGAAAACAATATAATTGGACCACAAAATCCCTGTTTCATTATCGCTGAGGCAGGTGTCAACCATAACGGAGATGTCGCTTTGGCAAAAAAACTCATCGATGCCGCATTTGAAGCGGGTGCTGATGCAGTTAAATTCCAGACATTTAAAGCCGAAAACATTGTCACCCCCACTGCTGAGAAGGCAGAATACCAGAAAATGAGAACAGGAACAAGTGAATCCCAATATGAGATGATAAAGAAACTTGAACTTTCTGAAGCTGATTTCTGGGATCTCTCGGAATATGCAAAGAATGCAGGTATTCTCTTTTTGTCTACTCCATTTGACGAAGAGAGTGTTGATCTCCTGGATGAGATAGGTGTGCCTGCATTCAAGATACCTTCTGGAGAGATTACAAACTTCCCACTCCTAAAAAAAATTGCACAAAAGTCCATACCCATTATTTTGTCAACAGGAATGGCCACACTTGGTGAAGTTGAGGAATCGGTAAACTATCTTAAGAAATATGGTGCAGAAGAAATCATTCTTCTTCACTGCACCACCAGTTATCCTGCCCCAGTGAAATCTGTGAATCTGCGTGCAATGGATACATTGCGCTGTGCATTTCAGATCCAGGTCGGATACTCCGATCACACGGAGGGGATCACAGTTCCTATTGCAGCTGTTGCCAAGGGTGCATGTGTCATTGAGAAACATTTTACTCTTGACAAGACTCTCCCCGGCCCAGATCATAAAGCCTCTCTTGATCCTCAAGAACTTACCATGATGGTGAAGGCGATACGGGATGTGGAACATGCCCTTGGTAACGGGATAAAGGGTCCAAATGATGAGGAAAAATCAATAAAAACGGTTTCCCGGAGAAGTATCGTCGCAAAACGGGATCTAAAAGAAGGAGATATTCTGACCGAGGAGGATTTGACAATAAAAAGACCTGGAACCGGAATTGAACCAAAGTATGTTGATTCAATCGTGCAAAAGAAGACAAGGATTTTGATTCGAAAAGATCAAGTGATTACATGGGATATGATTGAATGA
- a CDS encoding AbrB/MazE/SpoVT family DNA-binding domain-containing protein has translation MFEILRRGTVFRIFYWSSVREVLNPNTSTSKPFIVQTRQKGQIVIPRSVRETFLPGEKVAILAYNDRIELRPLGTLD, from the coding sequence CTGTTTGAAATTTTAAGGAGGGGAACCGTATTTCGAATTTTCTATTGGAGTTCTGTTAGAGAAGTACTGAATCCAAATACAAGCACATCCAAACCATTTATAGTCCAAACAAGGCAAAAAGGCCAAATCGTAATTCCACGATCTGTCAGGGAAACATTTCTTCCGGGAGAAAAGGTCGCAATACTCGCATATAATGACAGAATTGAACTCAGACCTCTCGGAACATTGGATTAG
- a CDS encoding ABC transporter ATP-binding protein, giving the protein MANFKNSFKMLYYFFKPYKKLLSVYLMSLILFSALDVFRVALIYPIINYGLDVNVNQSIFDTLFQFVLPGNINPFVASGIFLAVITIIMAFFEIIVAYLGSITYSKVRDTTDRSVFNTIKNQPYEYFAKHKQGDLLYIGQVAVDQTGTAVRYFIAFLQNLFLCLFYLSFIFILSFEISIIVLILGIIFVFFVKNTIFVRIYKHGSILNTAAKTKSVVYNEFISGIKSIFITDSVDFWTVKYEVAVKKLLNSYTRVQVLQRIPSIINNFILFMIIGLGAIGLYFYTDGNFLQYIGIFGTFLLALYRMIPALNGCQTQYGAIMQQLPAIEAVYSVLKDETNEYERNIDKKNIPKKVFQFQKLITFKNVTFKYSGGLDKTIKNLSFDIRKNTRVAIVGNSGAGKTTIANLLALLYKPTSGDILIDGTNLNEFNHSDYLKTLGYLGQETFVYHDTIKENIRFGLDCNDDDIIVAAKLADAHDFILATTDGYDTIIGDQGIKLSGGQRQRIAIARIMLRKPEILLLDEATSALDNRSEQRVMEAVDRISKNMTVITIAHRLSTVQNADVIYVMKDGQICESGSHEELIKTHGEYYNLYTKQGNANEK; this is encoded by the coding sequence GTGGCCAATTTTAAAAATTCATTTAAGATGCTTTATTATTTCTTTAAGCCATACAAGAAATTATTAAGCGTTTATCTTATGAGCCTGATTTTATTCAGTGCTTTGGATGTATTCAGAGTAGCCCTCATATATCCAATTATTAATTATGGACTTGATGTAAATGTTAATCAGTCCATTTTTGACACCCTATTCCAGTTTGTCCTTCCTGGAAATATCAATCCATTTGTTGCATCCGGGATTTTCCTTGCAGTTATTACTATTATTATGGCATTTTTCGAGATTATTGTAGCATATCTTGGAAGTATTACATATTCTAAAGTTAGGGACACTACCGATCGCTCAGTATTTAATACCATAAAAAATCAGCCATATGAATATTTTGCCAAGCATAAACAGGGAGATTTACTTTATATTGGACAAGTGGCAGTAGATCAAACAGGAACCGCTGTAAGATATTTCATTGCATTTCTTCAAAATTTATTCTTATGTTTGTTTTACCTTTCTTTTATTTTCATATTGTCTTTTGAGATCAGTATTATTGTGCTTATTCTGGGAATCATATTTGTGTTTTTTGTAAAGAATACTATTTTTGTAAGGATTTACAAACATGGTTCAATTCTGAATACGGCAGCAAAAACAAAATCTGTCGTATATAATGAATTTATATCTGGTATAAAATCAATATTTATTACCGATTCTGTAGATTTTTGGACAGTTAAATATGAAGTTGCTGTTAAAAAACTTCTTAATAGTTACACAAGAGTTCAGGTTCTTCAACGCATTCCAAGCATTATCAATAATTTTATATTATTTATGATAATAGGGCTTGGTGCTATAGGTCTGTATTTTTATACTGATGGAAATTTTCTTCAGTATATTGGGATATTTGGTACATTTTTACTCGCACTTTACAGAATGATACCTGCCTTAAATGGCTGCCAGACACAATATGGTGCTATAATGCAGCAACTTCCTGCGATTGAAGCTGTTTACAGTGTTCTGAAAGATGAAACAAATGAATATGAAAGAAATATTGATAAAAAGAATATTCCTAAAAAAGTTTTCCAGTTTCAGAAGTTGATTACTTTCAAAAATGTTACCTTTAAGTATAGTGGTGGTTTGGATAAAACAATTAAAAATCTGTCTTTTGATATCCGAAAAAATACACGAGTCGCTATTGTGGGCAATTCCGGTGCAGGCAAAACCACTATTGCCAATCTTCTGGCATTATTATACAAACCAACATCCGGTGATATCCTTATTGACGGGACAAATCTCAATGAATTTAACCATTCTGATTATTTGAAAACACTTGGATATCTGGGACAGGAAACATTTGTTTACCATGATACAATTAAAGAAAATATCCGGTTTGGTCTTGATTGTAATGATGATGATATAATTGTGGCAGCAAAACTTGCGGATGCACATGATTTTATTTTAGCTACCACTGATGGTTATGATACAATTATTGGTGATCAGGGAATAAAACTTTCCGGAGGTCAGCGCCAGAGAATTGCAATTGCAAGAATAATGCTGAGGAAACCTGAAATCCTGCTTCTTGATGAAGCAACAAGTGCACTTGATAATAGATCTGAACAACGTGTAATGGAGGCAGTTGATCGCATCTCAAAGAATATGACTGTAATTACTATTGCCCACCGTTTATCGACAGTTCAGAATGCTGATGTTATCTATGTTATGAAAGATGGTCAGATTTGTGAAAGCGGAAGCCACGAAGAATTGATTAAAACGCATGGAGAATATTATAATCTCTACACAAAACAGGGAAATGCGAATGAAAAATAA
- a CDS encoding mannose-1-phosphate guanylyltransferase/mannose-6-phosphate isomerase, with protein MKTLILAGGSGTRLFPLSRACYPKQFIPLIDADSLFQKSVKRALLFSEPDEITIVTNKLHRFLVADQLEEMHTPCRILSEPQGKNTLPAITYGITSILKEDTDARVAIMSSDQLINPDDSYKAAFLAAEKLAEKYLVTFGITPDSPHTGYGYIRPGACLDGGFAVDAFVEKPDLQTAESYLRDGYLWNAGMFLFSASLFMTECKKHAPEVAEAFTLPKEGAFEQTPKISVDYGIMEKTDKAAVVPLSVPWSDVGSFGALYAVHSRGEDGNAVRGEYLGIESHDNLIISDRLVATIGINDLAIIDSPDALLVCPRSESQRVGEISDLLRKRGDERCELHTTVHRPWGTYSVLQRGDTFQIKRITVTPGRRISLQLHHHRSEHWVVVKGTALVANNGNEFFVRPGESTFVPAGVRHRLENPGLLPLEVIEVQNGEYVGEDDIVRFDDDFERE; from the coding sequence ATGAAAACCCTCATCCTTGCAGGCGGTTCCGGCACCCGGCTCTTTCCTCTGAGTCGTGCCTGCTATCCGAAACAGTTTATTCCCCTGATTGATGCTGATTCTCTCTTTCAGAAATCGGTGAAGCGGGCTCTTCTTTTTTCAGAACCGGATGAAATAACAATCGTAACCAATAAGCTGCACCGGTTTCTCGTGGCAGATCAGCTCGAAGAGATGCATACCCCCTGCCGGATTCTTTCTGAACCGCAGGGGAAAAACACCCTCCCTGCCATTACCTATGGCATTACGTCTATTCTGAAGGAGGATACGGATGCACGGGTTGCCATCATGTCATCAGACCAGCTCATCAACCCTGATGATTCATACAAAGCGGCATTTCTGGCAGCAGAAAAACTTGCAGAGAAGTATCTGGTCACCTTTGGCATTACACCGGACTCTCCCCACACCGGCTATGGCTATATCCGTCCGGGTGCCTGCCTCGATGGGGGTTTTGCCGTAGACGCCTTTGTTGAAAAGCCGGATCTGCAAACGGCAGAATCCTATCTGCGTGACGGATACCTGTGGAATGCCGGGATGTTTCTGTTTTCTGCATCCCTGTTCATGACTGAATGTAAAAAACATGCTCCTGAGGTTGCTGAAGCGTTCACCCTTCCAAAGGAAGGGGCATTTGAACAGACCCCGAAGATCTCGGTTGATTATGGCATCATGGAGAAGACTGACAAGGCTGCGGTGGTCCCCCTCTCTGTTCCCTGGAGTGATGTCGGAAGTTTTGGAGCGCTCTATGCTGTCCACTCCAGGGGGGAGGATGGGAATGCCGTTCGTGGCGAATATCTTGGCATTGAGAGCCATGATAACCTGATTATTTCAGACCGGCTTGTTGCAACCATTGGTATCAACGATCTTGCAATCATCGACTCTCCGGATGCTCTTCTCGTCTGTCCCCGGTCCGAGTCGCAGAGAGTCGGGGAAATCTCAGACCTTCTCAGGAAGCGGGGGGATGAACGTTGCGAGCTCCACACAACCGTCCACCGGCCATGGGGGACATACAGCGTTCTTCAGCGGGGGGATACATTTCAGATCAAACGGATAACTGTCACGCCGGGCCGCCGCATCAGTCTGCAGCTCCATCACCACCGGAGCGAGCACTGGGTGGTTGTCAAGGGAACGGCCCTTGTGGCAAACAACGGGAACGAATTCTTTGTCCGGCCAGGTGAGAGCACCTTCGTCCCCGCCGGCGTCCGGCACCGGCTGGAAAACCCGGGACTCCTCCCTCTGGAGGTGATTGAGGTGCAGAATGGGGAATATGTGGGTGAGGATGATATTGTACGGTTTGATGATGATTTTGAGAGGGAGTGA
- a CDS encoding acylneuraminate cytidylyltransferase family protein — protein sequence MERVILILRQTLENSEIVFHIQKDTLFMVKSIIAIIPARGGSKGIPQKNIKMLGDKPLIAYTIEESLKSKYLDHVFVSTEDPEIGEISKTFGSEVIERPTALSEDTSKSVDAILHAIEYLEKKNIQTQIVVLLQPTSPLRNTEDIDAAIKLFLDNECDSVISVCEPDHSPFWCFTFNGEYLQPLFNEKYDNKRRQDLPRVFMPNGAIYVSSPESIRRLTGFIGNKVIPYCMPPERSIDIDTPLDFTIAEVLINK from the coding sequence ATGGAAAGAGTCATTCTTATTTTAAGACAGACATTAGAAAATTCAGAGATAGTTTTTCATATCCAGAAGGATACTCTATTCATGGTTAAATCAATTATTGCAATAATCCCTGCCCGTGGAGGGAGCAAGGGCATTCCACAAAAAAATATCAAAATGTTGGGAGATAAACCTTTAATCGCATATACAATAGAAGAATCTTTAAAATCAAAATATTTGGATCATGTTTTTGTCTCCACTGAAGATCCTGAAATCGGTGAAATCTCAAAAACATTTGGCTCAGAGGTGATTGAACGCCCGACTGCCCTATCCGAAGATACCTCAAAAAGTGTGGATGCAATATTGCATGCAATTGAATATTTAGAAAAGAAAAATATTCAGACCCAAATTGTCGTTCTGCTACAACCGACATCACCATTACGAAACACAGAAGATATCGATGCGGCAATAAAATTATTCCTGGATAACGAGTGTGATTCGGTTATAAGTGTCTGTGAACCGGATCACTCTCCCTTTTGGTGCTTTACATTCAATGGGGAGTATCTTCAACCCCTTTTTAATGAAAAATATGATAATAAACGAAGACAGGATCTTCCAAGAGTATTTATGCCGAATGGCGCAATCTATGTTTCTAGTCCTGAATCAATTAGGAGGTTAACTGGTTTTATTGGAAACAAAGTAATTCCCTATTGTATGCCCCCAGAAAGAAGCATAGATATTGACACACCACTAGACTTTACTATTGCAGAAGTTTTAATTAATAAGTAA